A genomic segment from Paenibacillus sp. FSL K6-1096 encodes:
- a CDS encoding carbohydrate ABC transporter permease, whose translation MAKSKRFFMYLFLSIAAIVSIFPFLWMVVSSTNQSVDVTRGRLLPGNYLLENLRKLLDTTDLQLSLMNSAKISVTTTLLALLIASLAGYGFEVFRSRSKDIVFNILLLSMMIPFAALMIPLYRMFGQISSVFPWMGIDTMTSVILPTVTTAFLIFFFRQSTKMFPKELLEAGRMDGLSELGIFLRIYLPTMKTTYAAGAIITFMSSWNNYLWPLIVLQTPQTKTMPLLISTLGSGYAPDYGMIMIAIVIGTIPTALVFFVMQKQFVAGMIGSVK comes from the coding sequence ATGGCTAAAAGTAAACGTTTCTTCATGTACCTGTTCCTGAGCATCGCAGCCATCGTCTCCATCTTTCCGTTCCTGTGGATGGTGGTCAGCTCGACGAACCAGTCGGTGGATGTCACCCGCGGGCGGCTGCTGCCGGGGAACTACCTGCTGGAGAATCTGCGCAAGCTGCTGGACACCACGGACCTGCAGTTATCTCTGATGAATTCAGCGAAAATCTCGGTAACCACCACATTGCTGGCGCTGCTGATAGCCTCGCTGGCCGGTTACGGCTTCGAGGTGTTCCGCAGCCGTTCGAAGGATATCGTATTCAACATTCTGCTGCTGTCGATGATGATTCCGTTCGCTGCGCTGATGATCCCGCTCTACCGGATGTTTGGGCAGATCTCGAGTGTATTCCCGTGGATGGGCATCGATACGATGACCTCCGTCATTCTGCCTACCGTGACTACCGCGTTCCTGATTTTCTTTTTCCGGCAGAGCACGAAGATGTTTCCGAAGGAGCTGCTGGAGGCCGGCCGGATGGATGGGCTTAGCGAGCTAGGCATCTTCCTGCGTATCTATCTGCCGACGATGAAGACGACTTATGCTGCCGGAGCCATCATCACGTTCATGTCGAGCTGGAACAACTATCTCTGGCCGCTGATCGTACTGCAAACGCCGCAGACCAAAACGATGCCGCTGCTCATCTCCACTCTCGGCTCAGGCTACGCCCCGGACTACGGGATGATTATGATCGCAATTGTAATCGGCACGATTCCGACCGCGCTGGTGTTCTTCGTAATGCAGAAGCAGTTTGTGGCGGGGATGATTGGGTCGGTGAAGTAA
- a CDS encoding metalloregulator ArsR/SmtB family transcription factor: protein MNPIDVFKALSNESRLQILQWLKEPYVHFKPHEGVDMEEIGVCVSQITDKLNMTQSTASQYLAMLQRAGLITTKRIGKFTYYQRDEEAIRQLAQYTMSEM from the coding sequence ATGAATCCAATTGATGTATTTAAGGCTTTGTCGAACGAATCCAGGTTACAGATCTTACAATGGCTCAAAGAGCCATATGTTCATTTTAAACCCCATGAAGGAGTGGATATGGAAGAGATCGGGGTTTGTGTAAGTCAAATAACCGACAAGCTCAACATGACTCAGTCCACGGCCTCCCAATATCTTGCGATGTTGCAGCGGGCAGGGCTGATCACTACAAAACGTATAGGCAAATTTACGTATTATCAGAGAGACGAGGAAGCCATACGCCAGTTAGCCCAGTATACGATGAGTGAGATGTAA
- a CDS encoding MFS transporter yields MSVSWKVYILAIVSFLVGTSEYILSGILDKVSVSLGVSVSAAGQLITIFSLVYAIFTPILMALTASMDRRKLIMTGLGLFVISNILAVILPGYGLFVVARIIMAMGAGVVVVTALNIAAKIAPEGKQASAIATVVMGFTASLIIGVPLGRIAADTLGWKSVFGAIALLGIVAMVILSFAIPRVKGDEPIPLRQQLSLLKKPKVALGLAITFFWLGGYSVTYTYLSPYLLGVSGISDKYLSGALLIFGIASMIGSKIGGLSTDRWGVNRTLSSGLILHIVMLILLSMVTNTFIGVMVVLLLWSFSAWSSGPTQQYHLTTIEPEASGVMLGLNQSMMQLSMAAGAGIGGVAIQKVSLASITWIGAAGVAIAIIAMFLLYRMNSRTEMSIQY; encoded by the coding sequence ATGTCTGTAAGCTGGAAGGTGTATATTTTAGCCATTGTGAGTTTTTTAGTAGGGACGTCCGAGTATATTCTCTCTGGTATTTTAGATAAGGTATCTGTTTCTTTAGGTGTTTCGGTGTCTGCCGCCGGGCAATTAATTACGATTTTTTCGCTAGTCTACGCTATATTCACTCCCATTCTTATGGCGCTAACCGCAAGTATGGACAGACGGAAATTAATTATGACGGGGCTGGGGTTGTTTGTGATCTCTAACATTCTCGCCGTTATTCTTCCCGGGTACGGATTGTTTGTGGTGGCCCGCATTATTATGGCCATGGGTGCAGGTGTAGTGGTGGTTACCGCCTTAAACATCGCAGCAAAAATTGCCCCTGAGGGTAAACAGGCAAGTGCGATTGCAACCGTCGTAATGGGCTTTACCGCATCGTTAATCATTGGCGTACCTCTTGGGCGCATTGCAGCGGATACGCTTGGCTGGAAGTCTGTGTTTGGGGCAATTGCCCTTCTAGGTATTGTTGCTATGGTCATCCTTTCATTCGCCATCCCGCGTGTGAAGGGAGATGAACCGATTCCATTACGGCAACAACTAAGTTTACTCAAAAAGCCTAAGGTCGCATTGGGACTCGCGATTACCTTCTTTTGGCTCGGTGGATATTCGGTTACCTATACGTATCTTTCACCGTATCTGCTTGGAGTATCGGGCATAAGCGATAAATATCTCAGCGGAGCTCTGCTTATATTCGGTATAGCCAGCATGATCGGCTCCAAAATAGGTGGCCTCAGCACGGACCGCTGGGGGGTTAATCGAACATTGTCCAGCGGGTTGATACTGCATATTGTAATGCTGATTCTGTTGTCTATGGTGACGAATACGTTCATTGGTGTCATGGTTGTGCTATTGTTGTGGTCGTTCTCCGCATGGTCCTCTGGTCCAACCCAGCAATATCATTTAACAACAATTGAACCCGAAGCCTCAGGAGTGATGCTTGGTCTTAATCAGTCGATGATGCAGCTGTCTATGGCCGCAGGTGCTGGTATAGGCGGGGTAGCGATTCAAAAGGTCTCGCTTGCATCGATTACATGGATTGGTGCTGCAGGAGTTGCGATTGCTATAATCGCTATGTTCCTTTTATATAGAATGAATTCAAGAACAGAGATGAGTATTCAATATTAA
- a CDS encoding helix-turn-helix domain-containing protein yields the protein MEWLERMNRAISYIEDNLEQDIDYDQIAKIALCSVYQFQRMFSFVLNVPLSEYIRRRRLTLAAFDLKDRKNTVMDIALKYRYESPEAFSRAFHNLHGMTPTLARNAGSELRAYPRISFQIILKGVAGMNYRIEKRDAFQVYGLEDVYHYDTIANEAGVSIPEVWQNICKNGEFGRLAQSVSEAWRNEGNFSKELGTVFAFDAYTFTSNSTFPYLIGCYRSPGSQVNGYTVVDVPASAWAVFSTLHDGNGSGKYDLQSLKNRIFSEWLPTSTYTILDGGNFEMYGTSADGYEYCELWYRVGE from the coding sequence GTGGAGTGGCTGGAGCGAATGAACCGGGCGATCAGCTATATTGAAGATAACCTGGAACAAGATATTGATTACGATCAAATCGCTAAAATCGCCTTATGTTCAGTTTACCAGTTTCAACGCATGTTCTCATTTGTCCTTAATGTCCCCTTGTCCGAATATATCAGGCGCAGAAGACTGACACTGGCTGCATTTGATCTAAAGGACAGAAAGAACACTGTCATGGATATAGCCTTGAAATACAGGTATGAATCACCTGAAGCCTTCTCACGGGCATTTCATAATCTGCATGGAATGACGCCTACATTAGCGCGTAATGCCGGAAGTGAGTTACGAGCCTATCCCCGCATCTCCTTTCAAATCATCTTAAAGGGAGTGGCCGGAATGAATTACCGTATTGAGAAGCGGGATGCTTTTCAAGTGTATGGACTAGAGGATGTATACCACTACGACACTATTGCGAATGAGGCGGGCGTATCGATCCCGGAGGTTTGGCAAAATATCTGCAAGAATGGAGAGTTCGGACGTTTAGCCCAGTCCGTAAGCGAGGCTTGGAGAAACGAAGGCAATTTCAGCAAGGAACTTGGAACCGTCTTTGCCTTCGATGCCTACACCTTCACAAGCAACTCGACCTTCCCTTATCTAATCGGGTGCTACAGATCGCCAGGCAGCCAAGTGAACGGATACACTGTTGTTGATGTTCCAGCATCTGCGTGGGCCGTGTTCTCAACACTCCATGACGGGAACGGCAGCGGCAAGTACGATCTGCAGTCATTGAAGAACCGGATCTTCTCGGAATGGCTGCCAACCTCAACCTACACGATACTGGACGGCGGTAATTTCGAAATGTATGGTACAAGCGCAGACGGCTATGAATATTGTGAGCTCTGGTATAGAGTCGGGGAATAG
- a CDS encoding DUF4440 domain-containing protein, with translation MLLTPEIRTSVTELSNLLAEDFFEIGSSGQIWRIRDGIDVSGIGVVRMQLSDFEIHPLSENIILTTYKIFNEDKQQHSLRSSIWKYEHAKWKMVFHQGTPAG, from the coding sequence TTGCTACTAACGCCAGAGATCCGAACATCAGTTACTGAACTCTCGAACCTGCTGGCAGAGGATTTCTTCGAAATTGGCAGCTCGGGGCAGATTTGGCGCATACGAGATGGGATAGACGTGAGTGGCATTGGTGTTGTTAGAATGCAGCTGAGTGATTTTGAGATTCATCCATTATCTGAAAATATTATTTTGACTACATATAAAATATTTAATGAAGACAAACAGCAGCATTCTCTGCGTAGTTCCATATGGAAATATGAACATGCGAAATGGAAGATGGTGTTCCATCAAGGAACACCAGCCGGCTAA
- a CDS encoding DUF1835 domain-containing protein produces the protein MLTIKKAVSTLQDEEIKSYLTLILAGIGELKEQYGQLERPLEEHIAKPVAGLIEQYSSLMSLPAQRAFWDPAPDSTHIHILCGDSFGGSVKQVLKEFGWTGAHKLIILRENYAVGPLGRLDTPVGRKLRSDWFRRHINEYFTVSDECEREYTELLDNLEQIPEQAKIILWTGGNACEQTGLRLIAHLLGNRPSEIIVCDACAICEEQYNRPDALINYVHSGEIPTDKLREALLRINEGRRLSAADIMQLSREWQQIAEQSGVLRIWQDDAVLEVPADYYDNYLLEKLDSLQPPPGDDGFLKSARLVGEALGYCEQYVGDAYFEHRIRELIYSGVLEIKGVPTAMRFYSIRRKQG, from the coding sequence ATGCTGACGATTAAAAAGGCTGTAAGTACATTACAAGATGAGGAAATAAAGTCGTATTTGACGCTGATTCTGGCCGGGATCGGTGAGTTAAAAGAGCAGTACGGGCAGTTGGAGCGGCCGCTGGAGGAACATATAGCAAAGCCGGTTGCCGGATTGATTGAACAGTACTCCTCGCTGATGAGTCTACCGGCGCAGCGGGCGTTCTGGGACCCTGCGCCGGACAGCACCCATATCCACATCCTCTGCGGCGACTCCTTCGGAGGCAGTGTGAAGCAGGTGCTTAAAGAATTTGGCTGGACCGGCGCCCATAAGCTGATTATCCTGCGGGAGAATTATGCGGTAGGACCGCTTGGCCGGTTGGACACGCCAGTGGGGCGGAAGCTCCGCAGCGACTGGTTCCGCCGGCATATTAACGAATACTTTACGGTCTCGGATGAATGTGAAAGAGAGTACACGGAGCTGCTGGACAATCTGGAGCAGATTCCCGAACAGGCCAAGATTATACTTTGGACCGGCGGCAATGCTTGTGAGCAGACCGGGCTGCGTCTTATCGCTCATCTGCTGGGCAACAGACCAAGCGAGATCATCGTGTGTGATGCCTGTGCCATCTGCGAGGAGCAGTACAACCGGCCGGATGCCCTCATCAATTACGTTCATTCCGGTGAGATTCCTACAGACAAGCTTAGGGAAGCGCTTCTGCGGATCAATGAAGGGCGCAGGCTGAGTGCTGCGGATATCATGCAGCTGAGCCGGGAGTGGCAGCAGATTGCAGAGCAGTCCGGGGTTCTGCGGATCTGGCAGGATGATGCAGTGCTTGAGGTGCCAGCCGATTATTATGACAATTATCTGCTGGAGAAGCTGGACTCGCTTCAGCCACCGCCTGGAGATGACGGATTCCTGAAATCTGCCCGGCTGGTCGGAGAGGCACTCGGATATTGTGAGCAGTATGTCGGTGATGCTTACTTTGAGCACAGAATCAGAGAGCTGATCTACAGCGGGGTGCTTGAGATCAAGGGCGTTCCCACAGCCATGAGATTCTATAGTATCCGCCGTAAGCAAGGGTAG
- a CDS encoding DinB family protein, producing MQTLFRYNWQVREEWYRWCEELPEEELVKPRTGGMGGILQTLVHIVDVELSWVRGMEGKPDIPAGFTEYNTLPKIREFDARFRPEVEAFVMAWHEGLERRILREERPDGRVIEDAWGEIMRHIIAHEIHHCGQLSVWSRELGRKPVSANLIGRGLAEDLPGRT from the coding sequence ATGCAAACATTATTCCGTTATAACTGGCAGGTCCGCGAGGAATGGTACAGATGGTGTGAGGAACTGCCGGAGGAGGAGCTGGTGAAGCCGCGCACCGGCGGGATGGGCGGAATCCTGCAGACACTTGTGCATATTGTGGATGTGGAATTAAGCTGGGTCCGGGGGATGGAAGGTAAGCCGGATATTCCGGCAGGCTTCACGGAGTATAACACGCTGCCGAAGATCCGGGAGTTCGATGCACGCTTCCGTCCGGAGGTCGAGGCCTTCGTCATGGCCTGGCATGAGGGGCTGGAGCGGAGGATTCTCCGGGAGGAACGGCCGGATGGGCGGGTGATTGAAGATGCCTGGGGTGAGATTATGCGCCATATTATTGCGCATGAGATTCATCACTGCGGCCAGCTCTCCGTCTGGTCCAGGGAGCTGGGCAGGAAGCCGGTATCCGCTAATCTGATCGGCAGGGGGCTTGCGGAGGATTTGCCCGGCAGAACTTAG
- a CDS encoding ABC transporter substrate-binding protein: MKLHSQFLKLHSRHGGPAEIRVTLDELAMTLGCTHRNALHVIRKMVDLGWITWTPSRGRGRRSSLSFLADAEEIALESMKQAISSKDIGSALEGIRGHARTSALQDTLQGWLLAYFGHHAEMHSDKRIDTLRLPVTQQLHTFDPLYMNLLAESFVSSHVFDGLIGRSGEHGQIVPALAHAWETDADRTVWTFHLRKEVLFHHGKVLTAEDVVYSFERMMATSQRTLYNYIFKEIREVKALNATTVRILLKKPNELFLPFLSTSRAAVVPRDLPSIGEHGFGRRPAGTGPFKVVEMNEDTCVLEVFPYYFQGRAHLDRVEIIYVPWRLDPSPPEPDTGSAFHVIPNPSAAGTDSLSRIHSASSVCKFVTCNTKKQGMLSDPLLRAALLSCLQEKTPLEPVQQSSEPPADTLQIATIPQYIKDAEFIAARLTEHGYSCKVLPVSPEEFKGPVRLESDLIVFSLLRDQDEQLRLYDLYLTLAQHIEPGIRASVEGRLQSIAREPDPVLRAEGFRDIEDILTRNHQLHILYERPVETAYLPSVRGVTFNSQGWVDLRRLWFPPEV; encoded by the coding sequence ATGAAGCTACACAGCCAATTCCTCAAGCTGCATTCCCGCCATGGAGGACCGGCAGAGATCCGGGTAACCTTGGATGAGCTGGCTATGACGCTAGGCTGCACCCACCGCAATGCGCTGCATGTCATCCGCAAAATGGTGGATCTGGGCTGGATCACCTGGACCCCCAGCCGGGGGCGCGGCCGGCGTTCAAGTCTGAGCTTCCTCGCCGATGCCGAGGAGATTGCCTTGGAATCCATGAAGCAGGCGATCAGCAGCAAGGATATCGGCAGTGCGCTGGAAGGCATCCGTGGACATGCCCGCACATCGGCGCTTCAGGATACCCTCCAGGGCTGGCTGCTCGCCTACTTCGGGCATCATGCCGAGATGCACAGCGACAAACGGATTGATACGCTGCGGCTGCCGGTCACTCAGCAGCTCCATACATTCGATCCGCTGTATATGAATCTGCTGGCAGAGTCTTTTGTCTCCAGCCATGTCTTCGACGGCCTGATCGGCCGCAGCGGAGAACACGGCCAGATCGTTCCCGCCCTGGCCCATGCCTGGGAGACCGACGCGGACCGCACCGTCTGGACCTTCCATCTGCGCAAGGAAGTGCTGTTTCATCACGGCAAAGTACTGACCGCAGAGGATGTCGTCTACTCGTTCGAGCGGATGATGGCTACCTCGCAGCGAACGCTGTATAACTATATTTTCAAGGAAATCCGCGAGGTCAAGGCGCTGAATGCTACAACTGTGCGGATTCTGCTGAAGAAGCCGAACGAGCTGTTCCTTCCGTTCCTTAGCACCAGCCGGGCAGCTGTGGTGCCCCGGGACCTGCCGTCGATCGGGGAGCATGGTTTCGGACGCAGACCGGCGGGAACCGGCCCGTTCAAGGTCGTGGAGATGAATGAGGATACCTGCGTGCTGGAGGTGTTCCCTTATTATTTTCAGGGGCGGGCCCATCTGGACCGGGTCGAGATCATCTATGTGCCCTGGAGACTTGACCCGTCGCCTCCGGAGCCGGATACCGGCTCGGCCTTCCATGTGATTCCGAATCCGTCCGCTGCCGGCACTGATTCTTTAAGCCGGATTCATTCCGCCTCCTCGGTCTGCAAGTTTGTCACCTGCAACACCAAGAAGCAGGGGATGCTAAGTGATCCCCTGCTGCGTGCCGCGCTATTGTCTTGTCTGCAGGAAAAGACCCCGCTGGAGCCGGTTCAGCAATCTTCAGAGCCTCCTGCCGATACACTGCAGATTGCCACGATTCCGCAGTATATCAAGGATGCCGAATTCATTGCCGCCAGGCTGACGGAGCACGGCTATTCCTGCAAAGTGTTGCCGGTATCGCCTGAGGAATTCAAAGGTCCGGTCCGCCTCGAATCCGACCTGATCGTCTTCTCGCTGCTCCGCGACCAGGACGAGCAGCTCCGGCTGTACGACCTGTATCTGACCCTTGCCCAGCATATTGAACCCGGCATCCGCGCCAGCGTGGAAGGCCGGCTGCAGAGCATTGCCCGCGAGCCTGACCCGGTGCTGCGGGCTGAAGGCTTCAGAGACATTGAGGACATCCTGACCCGGAATCATCAGCTTCATATCCTGTACGAGCGCCCGGTTGAGACTGCTTACCTGCCCTCCGTACGCGGAGTCACCTTCAACAGCCAGGGCTGGGTCGATCTGCGCCGCCTCTGGTTTCCGCCGGAGGTGTAG
- a CDS encoding DUF4173 domain-containing protein — translation MDDQTARHTGAGRMALLAAFLLALVHQYLFYGKLPGVSYPIFVALFYGFMLYFAKERLRRQTWFSYVWTGAIFLLSLTYALFGNWFFFGLNILVIPVLILLHMTYMLSYRQPAWSSIGLIGAALEHLFPQTLRNWGTAVKLLRRGKHMPNERKQVLLRIMIGLLISVPLLLIVISLLSSADGVFSKLLQGLPDYIYTVSLGDWIFRALWILLVGLGLFGLVWGFVASKSYIRTETVSEFGAMGQKLQATESGDEGIGLDDPVIITTVLAAINAVYMLFVSVQFSYLFGAWEGILPENSTYADYARSGFFELVLVTSINFGILLLSLLAVRKAGGRLKRGIQLLLYVLVLCSMVMLYSAYSRLTLYEEAYGYTYIRFLVHAFMIFLGLLLVLAAVRISREQFPLLKSYIVLGLLSYVLMNYIGMDHIIAKQNIQRYAASGTLDESYLTRLSADVVPLLINFSKKENGVLDEALRSRLSDRSQLQQSWPSFNLANYRERTALEEYFE, via the coding sequence ATGGATGATCAGACGGCACGTCACACAGGAGCCGGGCGCATGGCACTGCTGGCTGCATTTCTGCTGGCGCTGGTGCATCAGTATTTGTTCTACGGCAAGCTGCCCGGGGTTTCCTACCCGATTTTTGTTGCATTGTTCTACGGGTTTATGCTCTATTTCGCCAAGGAGCGGCTGCGCAGACAGACCTGGTTCAGCTATGTATGGACGGGCGCTATTTTCCTGTTGTCCCTGACGTATGCGCTGTTTGGCAACTGGTTTTTCTTCGGGCTTAATATCCTTGTAATTCCTGTGCTTATTCTATTACATATGACGTATATGCTCAGTTACCGCCAGCCGGCCTGGAGCAGCATCGGGCTGATCGGGGCAGCGCTGGAGCATCTGTTCCCGCAGACCCTGCGCAACTGGGGCACGGCGGTGAAGCTGCTGCGCAGGGGCAAGCACATGCCCAATGAGCGCAAGCAGGTGCTGCTGCGGATTATGATCGGGCTGCTGATCTCTGTTCCGCTGCTGCTGATCGTGATTTCACTGCTCTCTTCGGCGGATGGGGTGTTCAGCAAGCTGCTGCAAGGACTACCCGATTATATATATACTGTATCCTTGGGAGACTGGATTTTCAGAGCCTTGTGGATTCTGCTGGTGGGCCTCGGCCTGTTCGGCTTGGTCTGGGGGTTCGTGGCCAGCAAATCTTATATTCGGACGGAAACGGTCAGCGAATTCGGCGCCATGGGGCAGAAGCTCCAGGCAACAGAATCAGGGGATGAGGGGATCGGTCTTGATGATCCGGTGATTATTACGACGGTACTCGCTGCGATCAATGCAGTATATATGCTGTTTGTGAGCGTGCAATTCTCTTACCTGTTCGGGGCCTGGGAGGGAATTCTTCCAGAAAATAGTACTTATGCGGATTATGCGCGGAGCGGCTTTTTCGAGCTGGTGCTGGTGACATCGATTAACTTCGGAATTCTGCTGCTGTCACTGCTGGCTGTGCGTAAAGCGGGCGGCCGACTGAAGCGGGGAATCCAGCTCCTGCTGTACGTTCTGGTGCTCTGCTCTATGGTGATGCTGTATTCCGCTTATTCCCGGCTCACTCTGTATGAAGAGGCATACGGGTACACGTATATCCGCTTTCTGGTTCATGCCTTTATGATCTTCCTTGGTCTGCTGCTGGTGCTGGCGGCGGTACGGATTAGCCGGGAACAGTTCCCGCTGCTCAAAAGCTACATCGTACTCGGCCTGCTCTCCTATGTGCTGATGAACTACATCGGCATGGACCACATCATTGCGAAGCAGAATATCCAGCGTTATGCCGCAAGCGGTACCCTGGATGAGAGTTATCTCACCCGGCTCTCGGCTGACGTGGTGCCGCTGCTGATTAATTTCAGCAAGAAAGAGAACGGAGTACTGGATGAGGCGCTGCGCAGCAGGCTGTCTGACCGTTCGCAGCTGCAGCAGAGCTGGCCTTCCTTTAATCTGGCGAACTATCGGGAGCGCACGGCGCTGGAGGAGTATTTTGAATAA
- a CDS encoding cyclic nucleotide-binding domain-containing protein: MQSILNPEMLRGLTEQNGLTAMFSPGAIAQMEQRRYGGGEAVCSVGDKLEHMFFLVQGKLKIHTLQPNGKSMLVRFARPMSVIGDVELLRQYPVKNEVVSVGSSLLLVAGRKLLLREMESNTALLRFLVGELSHKMYTLGQTSAMNVLYPVENRFASYLMSLFSDNTGTQRIEEIRTSSLTETADLLGTSYRHLNRVVRRLIDTGIIERRKGRLIVLDEARLAELANGNLYD, translated from the coding sequence ATGCAATCGATCTTGAACCCTGAAATGCTGCGCGGACTAACGGAACAGAATGGCCTCACCGCCATGTTCAGCCCCGGTGCAATTGCTCAAATGGAGCAGCGGCGCTACGGCGGCGGAGAGGCTGTCTGCTCGGTCGGCGATAAGCTTGAGCATATGTTCTTCCTGGTGCAGGGCAAGCTGAAGATCCATACCCTGCAGCCGAACGGCAAGTCGATGCTGGTCCGGTTCGCCCGGCCGATGTCCGTGATCGGGGACGTGGAGCTGCTGCGCCAGTATCCCGTGAAGAACGAGGTGGTCTCGGTAGGCAGCAGCCTGCTGCTGGTAGCCGGAAGGAAGCTGCTGCTCCGGGAGATGGAGAGCAATACGGCGCTGCTGCGGTTCCTGGTCGGCGAGCTGAGCCACAAAATGTACACGCTCGGTCAGACCTCAGCAATGAATGTGCTGTATCCGGTGGAGAACCGTTTTGCCAGCTACCTGATGTCCCTGTTCTCGGATAATACGGGCACGCAGCGGATCGAGGAGATTCGTACCTCCAGCCTGACCGAGACGGCAGATCTGCTGGGCACCAGCTACCGGCACTTGAACCGGGTGGTCCGCCGCCTGATTGATACGGGTATCATTGAACGCCGCAAGGGCCGGCTAATCGTGCTGGATGAAGCCAGACTGGCGGAATTGGCGAATGGGAATTTGTATGATTGA
- a CDS encoding nucleotidyltransferase domain-containing protein, which yields MNDTTKQELLSRNEQLISMVIERAKRDFAEEIAVIGLTGSFRTGDFHDKSDLDLIIINNNSEGWGISSCFILGDIGYDIYCTPWETRIEDQAALENPMISSLIDLQVLYYAKPEDLEKLRAYQQRALNALAKPIGRDCLERAKKWLDLAKQEYANALLTGDPGAVRLASAELVYNLMIALSHMNNTYFRRGLKRYLEEAKTFRHLPGDFETSYWKVIRAKSVDEIRSASHLLLQSILELYNDLHQKYTDQPVPTYDNLTGTYEELWCNCRNKVIASADKKDASYAFYAAMGAQDLLDEMTESRGTRKFDLMQYFDADHLDLFKDKFLQAMDDYLEEYHRAGRKVQQFNTFEELYASYMKQ from the coding sequence ATGAATGATACGACCAAGCAAGAATTACTATCCAGGAATGAACAACTGATCAGCATGGTGATCGAACGGGCTAAACGGGATTTTGCGGAGGAGATTGCGGTGATCGGGCTGACGGGTTCTTTTCGAACCGGGGATTTCCATGACAAAAGCGATCTTGATCTGATCATCATCAATAATAATAGTGAAGGCTGGGGCATCTCGTCCTGCTTCATTCTTGGGGATATCGGATATGATATCTACTGCACGCCCTGGGAAACCCGGATTGAAGATCAGGCGGCGCTTGAGAACCCGATGATCTCCAGTCTCATTGATCTGCAGGTGCTCTATTATGCCAAACCTGAGGATCTGGAGAAGCTGAGGGCCTACCAGCAGCGGGCGCTGAATGCACTGGCGAAGCCCATAGGACGCGATTGTCTGGAACGGGCGAAGAAGTGGCTTGATCTGGCGAAGCAGGAATACGCAAATGCTTTGCTTACCGGAGATCCCGGAGCGGTCAGGCTAGCCTCTGCCGAGCTGGTGTATAATCTGATGATTGCCTTGTCACATATGAATAACACGTATTTCCGGAGAGGACTGAAGCGGTATCTGGAGGAGGCCAAGACCTTCCGGCATCTTCCCGGAGATTTCGAGACGAGCTACTGGAAGGTGATTCGCGCCAAAAGTGTAGATGAGATCAGAAGCGCATCCCATCTTCTTTTGCAGAGTATCCTTGAGCTGTACAATGACTTGCATCAGAAATACACGGACCAGCCTGTCCCAACGTACGATAATCTGACCGGAACCTATGAGGAGCTATGGTGTAACTGCCGCAACAAGGTCATTGCCAGCGCTGACAAGAAAGATGCCTCCTACGCCTTCTATGCCGCAATGGGAGCGCAGGATCTGCTGGATGAGATGACCGAATCGCGGGGGACACGGAAATTTGATCTTATGCAGTATTTTGATGCGGATCATCTCGATTTGTTCAAGGATAAGTTCCTGCAGGCGATGGATGACTACCTGGAGGAATACCACCGGGCCGGCCGCAAGGTCCAGCAATTCAATACTTTTGAGGAGCTGTACGCCAGCTATATGAAGCAGTAA